The following nucleotide sequence is from Nitrosopumilus adriaticus.
CAGAAACCATTGTCATGTTCACAGATGGTCGTACACCAAATCTTTTTTCACTTGAATCTAAATGGATTTTTTTATCTGGTTGTACAATCATATGATAGTCCCCCGGGGCTAAAAGAATTTCATGATCTCTGATGATCTCTCCTTCCTTTGCTTCCCTTACTACAAATCCTGTGTTTTCAGATAATCTCTGTGCAAACTGTTTAGTGAATTCTTTTGGCATGTGTTGAACAAGTAGAATTCCTGCAGGAATTTCTTCTGGCAATTCAGATAATACTTTTTGAATTGTTCCTGGTCCTCCAGTTGATGAACCAATGACAATTAATCTTTCAGAGGCACCTGCACCTGAAATTCTTTTTTTGTTTGGCTTAAGAGAACAAATCTTATTTTTAATTAAATGAATTGGATCTGAATTTGAAGCAATTTTTATTTTTGACACTAAAGAATCCTGAAGTTCTTTATCATTTCCATTCTCTTGATTGATAGTTACAAAATCCACTGCGCCATTCTCTAATGCATCTAACACTAGTTTTGATCCATCCTGTGAAAAACTACTAACTATGATTGTTGGAATCAAAATACCTTTTTTTGTCATTTCATCAATGAATGTAAGTCCGTCCATTTTTGGCATTTCTAGATCTAATAGAATTACATCTGGTTTTTTTCGAAAAACTTTTGTTAACGCATTTTCCCCATCAGTTGCAGTTAGACTTACTTCTATTCCTTCAACTGAAATTAAATCTGAGATATATTTTCTCATTAGGTTCGAATCATTAATTATGCCAACTTTGATTGACTTTAGCTGTTGTTCTAACAAAGGGAATTATACTCCCATACAAATTTTAAATGAATTAACATGATGAGTAATCATAATTTTTAATTAAAAAAAGTAATAATAATATGATGTTTGTCTGAGCCGAACAGACTCTGATGCTGTTTTGTTAATTTTCTAAAATATCATTTTGAACTTCATGTGCTCTTATTAGTGATATTCGGAATTGATTATACAATATAGGGTTGTTGTCTTTTTTTGCTTTGATTTTTAATTCTATCAAATCCTTTACAATTCTTTGAATGTGCTCTTGTTCCCATTTTTTATCCCAAATTTTATTTTTTGACTTGATGTCTATTTTATCCCACATTGAATTAAGATCAGTTTGATAAGATATGTGCATGATACTACAATCTTATTTTTTTAATTAAAAATAATGGTAATATCTAAGAACTTTGAATTCCAATATGGAATAGATTCAAAATATGCATAAAACCCCTGTTTCTAACCATTAATTTTTTGATTTATTATTTCTTCAATTTCAGGAAGAATTTCATCCTTTTCAATATTTTTAATTTCTTCAGATGAGATATTATCAGTTTCTTTTGACTGCGATACTGGGTCTTTATTTTCGTTTTCCCCTATGAATTCAGGAATATCTAAAATAACATATAATTTCTCATTTACTTTTGCTATCCCTTTGATGTATTTTGTATCATTGAATGCTTCCAATGGAGCCGTCTCGATATCTTTTTTATTTAATCTTAATACCTCATTTACTTCATCTACTAAAAGACCTGTAAGTACATTTTTAGAATCTGCAACTAGAATTCTTTGTTTTGTGTGATTGGCATTGGTATTATTTGAAATCCCAATCTTACTGTTAACATCAATTACTGGAATAATTTTCCCTCTTAGATTCATGACTCCTTTAACAAATGATTTTGATTTTGGTATTTTGGTAATTGTGCCAACAGTCTTAATTTCTTTGACTTGCTGAATTGGAACTGCATAATTCCCATTTTTTTGATGATTCATTTATGGTAAATGTCACAACTTGCAGAATTTCATTTGAATTTTTTTCTTC
It contains:
- a CDS encoding chemotaxis protein CheW; translation: MNHQKNGNYAVPIQQVKEIKTVGTITKIPKSKSFVKGVMNLRGKIIPVIDVNSKIGISNNTNANHTKQRILVADSKNVLTGLLVDEVNEVLRLNKKDIETAPLEAFNDTKYIKGIAKVNEKLYVILDIPEFIGENENKDPVSQSKETDNISSEEIKNIEKDEILPEIEEIINQKING
- the cheB gene encoding chemotaxis-specific protein-glutamate methyltransferase CheB, whose translation is MLEQQLKSIKVGIINDSNLMRKYISDLISVEGIEVSLTATDGENALTKVFRKKPDVILLDLEMPKMDGLTFIDEMTKKGILIPTIIVSSFSQDGSKLVLDALENGAVDFVTINQENGNDKELQDSLVSKIKIASNSDPIHLIKNKICSLKPNKKRISGAGASERLIVIGSSTGGPGTIQKVLSELPEEIPAGILLVQHMPKEFTKQFAQRLSENTGFVVREAKEGEIIRDHEILLAPGDYHMIVQPDKKIHLDSSEKRFGVRPSVNMTMVSASEVYGSNLVGVILTGMGHDGGFGMKSIKKRGGHTIVQNKETSVIFGMPKAVIDLNAADFILGLDKIPSKISEEVQNLIR